TCACGCGGCGTACCTCATCGTCGGCGGTGGCGGGGTCGGGATGGCGTGGTTCGTCCTCGCGCTGTGAATGCAGGTCGGGATCCACGTCCCGATCGAGCGAGGTCCGACCGACGATCGGCGCTCACTCGAGCGAGCGTCGCGACTCGGCCGGCATCACTCGATCGCCGCGTCGACGAGTTCGATCGGCGTGGGCGGCTCCTTGGCCGCTCCGGGGCGGTTCTCGAGTTGCGTCCGGCAGGACGCGCCGGGGGCGACGACCCGCTCGCCGTCGCTGTCGTCCACCTGGTCGTAGAGAATCCCGGCGATCGCGTCGCTCATCGAGGCGTGTTCGGTCTCGTAGCCGAAGCTCCCGGCCATCCCGCAACAGCCCGAATCGAGCGGATCGACCGCGTAGCCGGCCCGCCGGAGGACGCCGACGGCGTGGTGGTCCTTCCGGGTCGCCTTCTGGTGGCAGTGGCCGTGGTAGGTCAGGCCCGGCCCGCTCTCGGGGTCGCGGGCGAACGCGATCGATTCGTCCAGGCGGAACGCGTCGAGATACTCGCAGACGCCGTAGGTCGCGTTCGCGACCCGATCGACGGCCTCGCCGGTGAGCAGGTCGCGATAGTCCGACTGGAACATGACCGCGTCGGAGGGTTCGATCACGACCACGTCCCGGCCGTTCTCGACGAGCGGGTCGAGCACCCGGACGTTCTCCCGGGCGGTCTCGCGTGCCGTCTCGAGGAACCCCTTCGAGAACGCCGGACGGCCGGTGTCGCCGAGTTCGTCGGGGACCGTCACGTGGACGTTCGCCGCCTCGAGCACGCGGACGGCCGCTTTTCCCGCTTCGGGGTGGCTGTAGTTGGTGTAGGTGTCGGGATACAGAACGACCCGGCGATCGGCTTCGTCGGGATCGACTTGTGCGCCGCCGCGGTACTCGAACCAGTCCCGGAACGTGGTCGCGTAGAACGTCGGTAGCGGACGATCCGAGGCGATGCCGACGGTCGCGTCGAGCAGCGTGCGAGCGCCCGGGAGTTTCGGGAGGACGTTCGAGAGCGGCGCGAGTTGGGATCCCCACCTCGAGAGGGTCGCGACGTTGGCGAAGAGTCGATCGCGCAGCGTCGACCCGTTGCGCTGGTGGTACTCGTGGGTCACTTCGGCCTTGAGCTTCGCCATGTCGACCTCGCTCGGACAGTCGATGGCACAGCCCTTGCAGCCGATACACAGCCCCATCACCTCCTCGATAAACTCGTCGGAGAACGCCTCGTCTGGATCCAGGTCGCCGCTCATCGCCTGCCGGAGTGCGTTCGCCCGGCCGCGGGTGGCCGTGATCTCCTCGCGACTCGCGCGGAAGGTCGGACACATCACGCCGCCGGTCGTCGACTGCTCGCCCCGGCAGCCGCCACAGCCGTGACAGAGTTCGACCATCCCCTGCATCCCGTTGTCGTTGTCCCACTCGAGTTCGGGTTCGAAACCGGTCTCGAACTCGTAGTCGGGATCGAACCGCAGGTGCTCGCGTAGGTCCGTGGGATCGTCATCCCGGAAGACGACCTGTCCGGGGTTCAGGAGCCAGTCGGGGTCGAACGCCGACTTGAGGTCCTGGAAGGTCTCCCAGAGCCGATCGCCGTACAGCTTCCGGTTCCACTGGGTACGAGCGCGGCCGTCGCCGTGTTCCCCGGAGACCGAGCCCCCGAGTTCGACGACGAGGTCGGTCACATCGTCCGCGATGCCGTGCAGTTGCTCGAGGCCAACGTCCGTCTTCGTGTTGACGAGCGGCCGGACGTGGAGGACGCCGGGGCCGGCGTGGGCGTAGAAGCTCGCGTAGGTGCCGTGTTCCTCGAGAATTTCTTCGAACCGCTCGACGAACTCCGGGAGTTTTGCGGGCGGGATCGCCGTATCCTCGATGAACGAGATGTGCTTCTCGTCGGTCGTTCGCGAGAGCAGGATCGGGAGCCCGGACTTGCGGAGTTTCCAGAGTTTGGCGCGCTCGTCCTTCTCGTAGGCTTCGAGCGCGTCGATCGCCAGCCGCTCGGCATCGTCTTCGCGCGGGCGCTGTCCGTGCGAATGGTCAGAGGGACTTCGTCCCTCGCTACTCGCCGACGCGGTTGCGGCGGGCGCACCCTCGGGAGTGACGGCCGGACAGCGATCGGCCAGCAGGCCGGCGACCTGGTCGCGGCCGTGGTCGCCGTCGTCGGCGTAGAACTCCACGAGGAGGACGGCGTTCGTCCCCTCGGGAAGCATCCCGGTGACGGGGCCGAACTCCGCGGTATCGCGTGCGAGGTCGATCAACACGTCGTCTAGCACTTCGACCGCCGCGGGGTCGTGTTCGAGGATCGGTTCGACGTCTTCCATCGCCTCGTGGAGGTCCCGGTAACAGAGCAGCGACACGGCCTTGGTCTCGGGAATCGGTTCGAGCGACACCGTGGCCTCGGTGACGATCGCGAGCGTCCCCTCGCTGCCCGCGAGGAGCCGTGCGAGGTTGACCGTGCCCGGCTCACCGCCGGCTTCGGCACCGCCTTCGGTTCGCGACGACTCCGCCGTCGCGCTCTCCTCGCCGCCCGGCAACGCCGCGCCACGGGCCTCCGCGACGAGCCGATCGAGGTTGTATCCCGACACGTTTCGCTTGAGATCGGGGTAGGTCTCCGCGATGACGTCGGCGTCCTCTTCGAGAATCCGTTCGACTTCGGCGTAGATCCGGCCTTCGAGGTCGCCGTCCGGATCGGCCCGTTCGGCGATTTCGTCGAGCGTGACCGCGCCGAACGTCGTCACCGTGCCGTCGGCGAGCACGGCCTCGACTTCCTCGACGTAGGCGTCGGTCTTGCCGTACACGAGCGAGTGCGACCCGGTCGAGTTGTTCCCGATCGCGCCGCCGATCGCGCTCTTGTCGCCCCAGGCGGGGTCGGGCGCGAACTTGAGATCGTGCGGGAC
The nucleotide sequence above comes from Halosolutus halophilus. Encoded proteins:
- a CDS encoding FAD-binding and (Fe-S)-binding domain-containing protein: MATERSADPAADRRANYDYRSEGVDRPALVADLAELVECTVRADTYSRELYATDASAYEVTPIAVAFPESTADVVGIVEYCAARGLPVLPRGGGTSLAGQTVNRAVVLDFTRHMNEIRSIDPDARTATVQPGTILGTLNEALVPHDLKFAPDPAWGDKSAIGGAIGNNSTGSHSLVYGKTDAYVEEVEAVLADGTVTTFGAVTLDEIAERADPDGDLEGRIYAEVERILEEDADVIAETYPDLKRNVSGYNLDRLVAEARGAALPGGEESATAESSRTEGGAEAGGEPGTVNLARLLAGSEGTLAIVTEATVSLEPIPETKAVSLLCYRDLHEAMEDVEPILEHDPAAVEVLDDVLIDLARDTAEFGPVTGMLPEGTNAVLLVEFYADDGDHGRDQVAGLLADRCPAVTPEGAPAATASASSEGRSPSDHSHGQRPREDDAERLAIDALEAYEKDERAKLWKLRKSGLPILLSRTTDEKHISFIEDTAIPPAKLPEFVERFEEILEEHGTYASFYAHAGPGVLHVRPLVNTKTDVGLEQLHGIADDVTDLVVELGGSVSGEHGDGRARTQWNRKLYGDRLWETFQDLKSAFDPDWLLNPGQVVFRDDDPTDLREHLRFDPDYEFETGFEPELEWDNDNGMQGMVELCHGCGGCRGEQSTTGGVMCPTFRASREEITATRGRANALRQAMSGDLDPDEAFSDEFIEEVMGLCIGCKGCAIDCPSEVDMAKLKAEVTHEYHQRNGSTLRDRLFANVATLSRWGSQLAPLSNVLPKLPGARTLLDATVGIASDRPLPTFYATTFRDWFEYRGGAQVDPDEADRRVVLYPDTYTNYSHPEAGKAAVRVLEAANVHVTVPDELGDTGRPAFSKGFLETARETARENVRVLDPLVENGRDVVVIEPSDAVMFQSDYRDLLTGEAVDRVANATYGVCEYLDAFRLDESIAFARDPESGPGLTYHGHCHQKATRKDHHAVGVLRRAGYAVDPLDSGCCGMAGSFGYETEHASMSDAIAGILYDQVDDSDGERVVAPGASCRTQLENRPGAAKEPPTPIELVDAAIE